In the genome of Cryptomeria japonica chromosome 8, Sugi_1.0, whole genome shotgun sequence, one region contains:
- the LOC131857777 gene encoding disease resistance protein RPV1-like yields MESWMEIAHDDQKLKQIKGIWLGKEESGSGYEVDEKQLHSLKNSLRVLCLESQIKISGSSQKTAKFKELRFLRLGGDISALWPANLESLDRLTMFHGPVYKDCVTLYQLPKNLRVMRATAQSHFEGSKPGKIIPNSSLEELDLRKLRSLQKFPEKLDHLTALKVLILDKWDKMQELPDQVCGLRSLKRLSISGGNSLRNLPKLFPQLSSLQELMLTRCKQLEELPSTFGDLGSLKQLNLAECSNLKELPLIFGKLSSLEVLNLDSCPKLENFPSSFWELRSLTELRCSCLELKELPPNIEKLISYF; encoded by the exons ATGGAGTCCTGGATGGAAATAGCACATGACGATCAA AAgctcaaacaaatcaaaggaatttGGCTGGGCAAGGAGGAATCTGGATCTGGGTATGAAGTTGATGAGAAGCAATTACATTCTTTGAAAAACTCGTTGAGAGTTCTTTGTTTGGAAAGCCAGATAAAAATATCAGGATCAAGCCAAAAAACAGCTAAATTCAAGGAACTTAGATTCCTCCGTTTGGGTGGTGACATTTCTGCTTTATGGCCAGCGAATTTGGAGTCGCTTGACCGATTGACTATGTTCCATGGCCCTGTCTATAAGGATTGTGTCACTTTATATCAG CTGCCCAAGAACCTACGGGTGATGAGAGCCACTGCACAGTCTCACTTCGAGGGATCCAAACCCGGAAAaattattccaaattcttctttaGAAGAAttggatttaagaaaattgagaaGTCTCCAGAAGTTTCCGGAAAAGCTGGATCACCTAACTGCCCTGAAGGTCTTGATACTAGATAAGTGGGACAAAATGCAAGAGCTGCCTGATCAGGTATGTGGGCTGCGTTCATTAAAAAGACTGAGCATTTCTGGTGGAAATTCCTTGAGAAATCTGCCAAAATTGTTTCCCCAGTTAAGTTCGCTACAGGAGTTGATGTTAACAAGGTGTAAGCAATTGGAAGAATTGCCCTCGACTTTTGGAGATCTGGGTTCTCTGAAACAGTTGAATTTGGCAGAGTGTAGTAACTTAAAAGAATTGCCCTTGATCTTTGGGAAATTAAGCTCCTTGGAGGTCTTAAATTTGGATAGCTGCCCTAAATTAGAAAACTTCCCTTCCAGCTTTTGGGAACTCAGGTCTTTAACAGAATTGAGATGTAGCTGTTTGGAACTGAAAGAATTGCCTCCAAACATTGAAAAGCTTATTTCTTACTTTTAG
- the LOC131027677 gene encoding UNC93-like protein 3 isoform X1: MEGTSNSGTTLSFAVFLGSMILGTILAFFLSKQRRSKAGLGIHHQNSSQSSFKNLLKVTFSLLLDKRMLLLIPLLAYSVLEQEFVWAEFTKFIVKPAIGVAGVGGAMAIFGAADAIVSGPRLPHKKHGCENMLWYCFQYSKPFDKGQTP, from the exons ATG GAAGGCACAAGTAACTCAGGCACTACATTGTCGTTTGCAGTATTTCTTGGAAGCATGATCTTAGGAACCATTTTAGCATTCTTTTTAAGTAAACAAAGGAGGTCAAAAGCAGGGCTTGGCATACACCATCAAAATTCTTCACAATCTTCTTTCAAAAATCTACTAAAGGTGACCTTTTCTCTTCTACTTGACAAAAGGATGCTATTATTAATCCCTCTGCTTGCATACTCAGTCCTTGAACAAGAATTTGTATG GGCCGAGTTTACAAAATTTATAGTCAAACCTGCAATTGGCGTAGCAGGAGTTGGAGGTGCTATGGCCATTTTTGGAGCAGCTGATGCTATTGTAAGTGGGCCACGTTTACCCCACAAAAAACATGGTTGTGAAAATATGTTGTGGTATTGTTTTCAATATTCAAAACCATTTGACAAAGGGCAAACACCATGA
- the LOC131027677 gene encoding UNC93-like protein 3 isoform X2 gives MTSDNLPLLTDLSTSADGNVAELQRLNFHSKTSSHHLRDLHVLSFTFLFVFLAYSAAQNLQSSLHFDGNLGTMSLGILYTSFTVCSFIEAPVARRLGSKNSLVLGTSGYWLFIAANLYPLWKAQVTQALHCRLQYFLEA, from the exons ATGACTTCTGACAACCTTCCTCTTCTAACAGACTTGTCGACGTCTGCTGATGGTAATGTTGCAGAGCTTCAGAGGCTCAATTTTCATTCGAAGACCTCCAGCCATCATTTGAGGGACCTTCATGTTCTGAGCTTTACGTTTCTCTTTGTATTCTTGGCTTACTCTGCAGCTCAGAATTTGCAAAGTTCATTACATTTT GATGGAAACTTAGGAACTATGTCATTGGGTATTCTTTATACATCATTCACTGTATGCTCATTTATAGAAGCACCTGTAGCTAGAAGGCTCGGTTCGAAGAATTCACTTGTTCTTGGGACTTCAGGCTACTGGTTATTCATTGCAGCCAATCTGTATCCACTATG GAAGGCACAAGTAACTCAGGCACTACATTGTCGTTTGCAGTATTTCTTGGAAGCATGA
- the LOC131027658 gene encoding TMV resistance protein N-like gives MSCAWSIQPERFSSLRTILSRRPVRTRTGERQSTQPPVQPLPPSKPPVQSLPPSEPPVQQRPSVQPQPLQPPIQKLLSSQPSIEPWKPIYPDYAVGIQEQKKEVTKLLDMERESQLSLAVVIYGVGGIGKTTLATAVIADLDLTQYNYSGVEIHADRSRNDIRSFQRQILKDAFPAYTYGRNLMFTNSAEGRDHLTSAFQAQGNKPVFLFIDNALREEDLQELFPERLAGLPKRSRIVLTTRNLGVTDMLEYAGLERRDYPVGTLPDQDALKILFKEDNIRGRENMQKVLKISDGIPLVLEIVGARLRKQNYMVERCTQIFEALESREDVKEENLCQRIVTSVYNELVPSTQEAFLDICCFFANWNRSDLEYIVGAEDVTLLLEAALMKTSSKDELIVQNIIRAKG, from the exons ATGAGCTGCGCTTGGTCCATACAACCTGAACGGTTTTCTTCGCTCCGAACTATTCTGTCGCGGCGACCTGTTCGGACACGAACAGGTGAACGGCAATCAACGCAGCCTCCTGTTCAGCCATTGCCACCTTCAAAGCCACCTGTTCAGTCACTTCCGCCTTCAGAGCCACCTGTTCAGCAGCGCCCATCTGTTCAACCGCAGCCTTTGCAGCCGCCTATTCAAAAGCTGCTCTCTTCACAGCCATCTATTGAGCCATGGAAGCCCATTTATCCAGACTATGCAG TTGGAATTCAAGAGCAGAAGAAAGAAGTAACGAAGTTGCTCGACATGGAAAGAGAAAGCCAGCTCTCATTGGCGGTAGTTATATATGGAGTTGGGGGCATAGGAAAGACCACGCTCGCCACTGCTGTGATTGCGGACTTAGATCTCACACAGTacaactattcaggagttgaaatccatGCAGACCGGTCAAGGAATGACATAAGATCATTCCAACGGCAAATATTGAAAGACGCCTTCCCAGCATATACTTATGGCAGGAATTTAATGTTCACAAACAGTGCAGAAGGTCGGGATCATCTCACCAGCGCTTTCCAAGCCCAAGGAAACAAGCCAGTATTTCTGTTTATTGACAACGCTCTTCGGGAAGAAGACTTGCAAGAGCTTTTCCCAGAAAGATTAGCAGGCCTTCCGAAGCGGAGCAGAATAGTGCTCACAACTCGAAATCTGGGTGTCACGGATATGCTCGAATACGCCGGCCTTGAACGTCGTGACTATCCTGTGGGTACTCTACCCGACCAAGATGCCCTCAAAATTTTGTTCAAGGAGGATAACATCAGAGGCAGAGAGAACATGCAAAAAGTCCTGAAAATTTCTGATGGGATTCCGTTAGTGTTAGAAATTGTTGGTGCTCGTTTGCGTAAGCAGAATTACATGGTAGAGAGATGTACTCAAATATTTGAAGCTTTGGAATCAAGAGAGGATGTCAAAGAAGAAAATCTGTGTCAGCGTATAGTGACTTCTGTGTATAATGAGCTGGTACCGTCTACGCAAGAAGCGTTTTTGGATATTTGCTGCTTCTTTGCTAACTGGAATCGTAGTGACTTGGAGTACATTGTTGGTGCTGAGGACGTCACGCTTCTTCTCGAGGCGGCATTGATGAAGACGTCCAGCAAAGATGAGTTGATTGTCCAAAACATCATTCGAGCAAAAGGGTGA